The DNA segment TAAcattctagattttttttttaaaaaaaattattattataaaacgaagtactaatattaaatttttatttttttaattgatccAATAATAAAAAAAGTTGTCTCTTTCATGCCTGGTcaagaaaatttaatattatgtaGCAGTTGAAGAAATCGCCCTGCTTCGCTTCTTCTCTGCTCCTTCCTCGTATAATTAATGCCCATAGAATCAACGACCTTCAACTCCAAACTCACCTTCTTCCCTTCCATTTGCAACGCTGAAATGGGCATCTCATTCGGCAAGCATAGAAGCCACCACCACCTTCATCACCACCCCGATCGAAACCACCACCCATCTTTCCCTTCCACTTCAACCACTGCTCCAAATCACCAACTTCTTTCTCCTACTACAACAAGTGCTGTCGTCGCCAATACCAATTCTGATCATATTACCCAGAACAACCCAGTACCCTTCTCTTCTAATTCTTTAACCAACACCGTACTACCATCTCCAGTTCCGCCACCCAGTTACGCTTTTGCAGCCCATGCACCTTACCTTCCTTCACCATCGCCTCCTCCAACCACATTTCCCTCCTCTTCCTTCAATTCGCAAAATTACTTTATGCCTCGTCCTGATTCTTTTAGTACTTTGACTAGTGGAAGGGTCCTGCATCGTTATGCTTCTTCTGGTCCACCAGTGGCACTGCCTCCTCGTTCACAGGCGCCGCCGCCACCTTATGTTGATCATAACCACGCGAAGAAGATCAAGAATGATGTGAATGTGCATAAGGATAATATAACGCTCGTGGTTGATGAGAAGAATTTGGATTCTCATTTGGTTTCCTTCACTTTTGATGCAATTGTTGATGGCAGGTACGTAGTTACTTGTGTCTATTCTTGGTTTGATTTTTCATGCCTTTAACTTCCATTTATTTAGAGGGAACGAATTGATTCTAATTGTTTGTTTTATGAAACAACATTCTAAGATTGAATTAATGGATTTAATATTGCTTTCAATTGGTAGCATTTGAAAATTCTTCCTTGTTGAATTTGTAGTTGTGGATTTGGAGCATACTGAATTGAAAGAATTTTCCAAATGCCTTGGTCTataaaacatttaaatcaacgcGTTCCTACTTTAATGTCCCATGGTTCTTTGACCATTTCCATATTACCCCTCGCAAGTATTTGCCTTTCTGAATAGTTAATTTAATTCCTCCTCCTTTTAGTCcctctatttttttaaat comes from the Hevea brasiliensis isolate MT/VB/25A 57/8 chromosome 5, ASM3005281v1, whole genome shotgun sequence genome and includes:
- the LOC110667464 gene encoding probable E3 ubiquitin-protein ligase LUL4 isoform X2; translation: MPIESTTFNSKLTFFPSICNAEMGISFGKHRSHHHLHHHPDRNHHPSFPSTSTTAPNHQLLSPTTTSAVVANTNSDHITQNNPVPFSSNSLTNTVLPSPVPPPSYAFAAHAPYLPSPSPPPTTFPSSSFNSQNYFMPRPDSFSTLTSGRVLHRYASSGPPVALPPRSQAPPPPYVDHNHAKKIKNDVNVHKDNITLVVDEKNLDSHLVSFTFDAIVDGSITISYFAKEEVNCRFVPLYPEIYMPRRIPFKKGLGQKFCQPSGTGIDLGFFELDQLSKPTLEEDMFPLVICAEASLPSLFAAAEADQPLPTMSPHAQISQAVLDKNNEGHFQTLMIGKQGKNVSFA
- the LOC110667464 gene encoding probable E3 ubiquitin-protein ligase LUL4 isoform X1, which codes for MPIESTTFNSKLTFFPSICNAEMGISFGKHRSHHHLHHHPDRNHHPSFPSTSTTAPNHQLLSPTTTSAVVANTNSDHITQNNPVPFSSNSLTNTVLPSPVPPPSYAFAAHAPYLPSPSPPPTTFPSSSFNSQNYFMPRPDSFSTLTSGRVLHRYASSGPPVALPPRSQAPPPPYVDHNHAKKIKNDVNVHKDNITLVVDEKNLDSHLVSFTFDAIVDGSITISYFAKEEVNCRFVPLYPEIYMPRRIPFKKGLGQKFCQPSGTGIDLGFFELDQLSKPTLEEDMFPLVICAEASLPSLFAAAEADQPLPTMSPHAQISQAVLDKNNEGHFQVKIVKQVLWIEGVRYELREIYGFGNSFVSDFDDRETGKECVICMTEPKDTAVLPCRHMCLCSECAKELRLQANNCPICRQPIQELMEIKIN